AGGTCGGTCATTGAGTAATACATAGCCGCTACACTTGATATTCTTCGAACGCGCAAGAATAACACTGGAGGAAAAACTATGCCCGGAACCATTCTGATTACCGGCTGCAACCGCGGCATCGGTCTTGAGCTCACCCGCCAGTTCAGCGCCGATGGCTGGCTGGTGATCGCCACCTGCCGCAATCCGTCGGCCGCCTGGGAGCTGAGTGAGCTGGCGGATCAGTGGGACAATATCGAGATCCACGCGCTGGATGTGACCGATTACGAGCAGATGGCAGCGCTCAAGGAGGAGCTCGGGGAGAGGCCACTGGATATCCTGCTCAGCGGTGCCGGCTATTACGGTCCCAAAGGTGTGACGTTGGGGAGTGTGGACCTGGAGGCGTGGCGTCAGGTGCTGGAGGTCAACACCATCGCCCCCTACAAACTGGTGGAAACGTTTCTCGACAATGTCGCCGCGGGAGAAAATCGGGTGATCGGTGTGCTCAGCAGCAAGGTGGGCAGCATCAATGACAACAGCTCCGGTGGAGGCTACATCTACCGCAGTTCCAAAACCGCCGTGAATCAGGTGGTCAAAAGCCTGTCCGTGGATCTGGCAGATCAGGGCATTGCCGTGCTGGCGCTGCATCCAGGCTGGGTGAAAACACACATGGGCGGGCCCAACGCGCTGATTTCCGCCGAGGAAAGTGTGGCCGGGCTGAAAAAACGGTTGCTGGAAGCCGGACCCGAGCACAGCGGCCACTTTTACAATTACGACGGCAGTGAAATTCCCTGGTAAGGGAAAGCCTCGTGGGCGGGTGAATACCTTATGGGATCTGCACCAGCCCCAGATGCTGGGCAATCTGGCTCAGTGACATCAGGATACACATGGTGATCACCAGTGGGCGTATCAGGCGGGTGCCGCCCGCCAGCATGGTATGGCTGCCGATAAACGCCCCCAGCATCTGGCCGACCATCATGGTGCCGCCAATGACCCAGATTACCTTGCCGCCGGCGGCAAACAGGGCCAGGGAAACCACATTGGTGGTGAGATTGAACAGTTTGGCGCGAATAGTGGCAGTCAGCAGTGTCTGCCCGCGAAACGCCACACCGGACGCCGCAAAAAAGGTGCCGGTGCCGGGGCCGAAAGCGCCGTCATAAAAACCGACCACGGGTACACTGGTGAGCGCCCACTGCTTTTCAGTCATTTTTCCCTCGCGTTCGCTGCTGCCCATGTTGGGGGTCAGCCACACATACAGTGCTACACCCAATAGCAACAGCGGAATCACCCAGTTGAGCCAGCTGGTATCCACCCGCTGAATCAGCCAGGCGCCGATCCCCGCGCCGATTCCGGCGGTCACCACCGGCAGGATCAAGGTGCGCTCGC
The Microbulbifer celer DNA segment above includes these coding regions:
- a CDS encoding SDR family oxidoreductase, translated to MPGTILITGCNRGIGLELTRQFSADGWLVIATCRNPSAAWELSELADQWDNIEIHALDVTDYEQMAALKEELGERPLDILLSGAGYYGPKGVTLGSVDLEAWRQVLEVNTIAPYKLVETFLDNVAAGENRVIGVLSSKVGSINDNSSGGGYIYRSSKTAVNQVVKSLSVDLADQGIAVLALHPGWVKTHMGGPNALISAEESVAGLKKRLLEAGPEHSGHFYNYDGSEIPW
- a CDS encoding TSUP family transporter, which encodes MDLTLTLLLILFAVAMLAGWVDTLAGGGGLLTVPALLLAGLPPVSALATNKSQAILGTFTATATLFSKGHLRERTLILPVVTAGIGAGIGAWLIQRVDTSWLNWVIPLLLLGVALYVWLTPNMGSSEREGKMTEKQWALTSVPVVGFYDGAFGPGTGTFFAASGVAFRGQTLLTATIRAKLFNLTTNVVSLALFAAGGKVIWVIGGTMMVGQMLGAFIGSHTMLAGGTRLIRPLVITMCILMSLSQIAQHLGLVQIP